TCGGTGAGCCCCGCGGAACCCCGCGGTGGAACCGGCACACCCGAGCACGCACCGAGAGGAACACCATGATCGAGCTGAGGACCCCCGCCGAGATCGAGCAGATGCGCCCGGCGGGCCGCTTCGTCGCGGACGTCCTCACGCAGGTCGGCGCGGCCGCGAAGGTCGGCGTCAACCTGCTCGAGCTCGACGCTCTCGCGCACCGGATGATCAAGGACCGCGGTGCCGAGTCCTGCTACATCGACTACCACCCGTCGTTCGGCGCGAGCCCGTTCGGCAAGGTCATCTGCACGTCGGTCAACGACGCCGTCCTGCACGGTCTGCCGTTCGACTACCGCCTCCAGGACGGCGACCTGCTGAGCCTCGACTTCGCGGCGTCGGTCGACGGCTGGGTCTCGGACAGCGCCGTGTCGTTCGTCGTCGGGACCCCGCGCGCGGGCGACCGTGGCGCCGCGGACCAGAAGCTCATCGTCGCGACCCAGGACGCCCTCGCCGCAGGCATCGCGGCCGCGCAGCCGGGCAACAAGGTCGGTGACATCTCGGCGGCCATCGCAGCCGTCGGGCACGGGGCCGGCTACCGGATCAACACCGACTTCGGCGGTCACGGCGTGGGCCGCACCATGCACGGCGACCCGCACGTGCCCAACGACGGACGCAAGGGCCGCGGCTTCCCGCTCAAGCCCGGCCTGGTCATCGCGATCGAGCCGTG
This region of Oerskovia jenensis genomic DNA includes:
- the map gene encoding type I methionyl aminopeptidase; amino-acid sequence: MIELRTPAEIEQMRPAGRFVADVLTQVGAAAKVGVNLLELDALAHRMIKDRGAESCYIDYHPSFGASPFGKVICTSVNDAVLHGLPFDYRLQDGDLLSLDFAASVDGWVSDSAVSFVVGTPRAGDRGAADQKLIVATQDALAAGIAAAQPGNKVGDISAAIAAVGHGAGYRINTDFGGHGVGRTMHGDPHVPNDGRKGRGFPLKPGLVIAIEPWFLETTDEIFTDPDGWTLRSADGSRGAHSEHTVAITEDGPLVLTARD